One part of the Acidimicrobiia bacterium genome encodes these proteins:
- a CDS encoding amidohydrolase family protein, which yields MRTEDLVLVSVDDHVVEPPDLFRNHLPEKWQEFAPKNVHDDERDIDVWVYEGNVIPNIGLNAVAGRPPEEYDIEPTNYGMMRAGCYDIHERVKDMNRNGVLGSMCFPSFVQFCGQLFSKSKDPDMALNLLRAYNDWHIDEWCGSYPGRFIPLSIPPIWDPQLMADEVRRVAKKGCHAVTFSENPHKLGWPHIFGDHWDPFFAACEEEGTIICLHIGSSSTMLELAEGAPIDIMITLTPLNTMQAATDLLWSQVLRKFPNLQFALSEGGTGWIPYWLERIDYVYQQHRFWTHQDFGDKLPSQVAREHLTFCYISDRTGVENRHAIGVDNITWECDYPHSDSSWPHSPESLTKQLAGIPDDEVAKMTHENAMRIFRYDPFAHRTKESCTVGALRAEVD from the coding sequence ATGCGCACCGAAGACCTCGTCCTGGTCAGCGTCGACGACCACGTCGTCGAGCCGCCCGACCTGTTCCGCAACCACCTGCCCGAGAAGTGGCAGGAGTTCGCGCCGAAGAACGTCCACGACGACGAGCGCGACATCGACGTGTGGGTCTACGAGGGCAACGTGATCCCGAACATCGGGTTGAACGCGGTCGCGGGCCGTCCGCCCGAGGAGTACGACATCGAGCCGACGAACTACGGGATGATGCGCGCGGGTTGCTACGACATCCACGAGCGCGTCAAGGACATGAACCGCAACGGCGTCCTCGGCTCCATGTGCTTCCCGAGCTTCGTGCAGTTCTGCGGTCAGCTGTTCAGCAAGTCCAAGGACCCCGACATGGCCTTGAACCTGCTGCGCGCGTACAACGACTGGCACATCGACGAGTGGTGCGGCTCGTACCCGGGCCGGTTCATCCCGCTGTCGATCCCACCCATCTGGGACCCGCAGCTCATGGCCGACGAGGTGCGCCGCGTCGCGAAGAAGGGCTGTCACGCGGTCACGTTCTCCGAGAACCCGCACAAGCTCGGCTGGCCCCACATCTTCGGCGACCACTGGGACCCGTTCTTCGCCGCGTGCGAGGAGGAGGGGACGATCATCTGCCTGCACATCGGGTCGAGCTCGACCATGCTCGAGCTCGCCGAGGGCGCGCCGATCGACATCATGATCACGCTCACGCCGCTCAACACGATGCAGGCGGCGACGGACCTGCTCTGGTCGCAGGTGCTGCGCAAGTTCCCGAACCTGCAGTTCGCGCTGTCCGAGGGCGGGACCGGGTGGATCCCCTACTGGTTGGAGCGGATCGACTACGTGTACCAGCAACACCGGTTCTGGACGCACCAGGACTTCGGCGACAAGCTCCCCAGCCAGGTCGCGCGCGAGCACCTGACGTTCTGCTACATCAGCGATCGGACGGGCGTCGAGAACCGTCACGCGATCGGTGTCGACAACATCACGTGGGAGTGCGACTACCCGCACTCCGACTCGAGCTGGCCGCACTCCCCCGAGTCGCTCACGAAGCAGCTCGCAGGGATTCCGGACGACGAGGTCGCGAAGATGACGCACGAGAACGCGATGCGCATCTTCCGCTACGACCCGTTCGCCCACCGCACGAAGGAGTCGTGCACCGTCGGCGCGCTCCGCGCCGAGGTCGACTGA